In Xenopus laevis strain J_2021 chromosome 2S, Xenopus_laevis_v10.1, whole genome shotgun sequence, a genomic segment contains:
- the rnpep.S gene encoding arginyl aminopeptidase (aminopeptidase B) — protein MAGRGRMAEDVATASSYREFQPEHMHLELTVDTEARKLRGSQRLDLQVLQETEELRLDTHRSLRVLGARLEKIQGEHEELSWEEKPFTGYGTMVVLQLPSLLPPGARILVTIDYEVADSPGVCWLDPQQTAGKKKPYMYTQGQAVLNRSFFPCFDTPAVKCTYSANIKVPEGFTAVMSANNSDRQGDTFIFKMTQPIPAYLVALVVGDIISAEVGPRSRVWAEPCLIEAAKKEYDGVIEDFLKVGEKLFGPYVWGRYDVLFMPPSFPFGGMENPCITFVTPCLLAGDRSLADVIIHEISHSWFGNLVTNANWGEFWLNEGFTMYAQRRITTEIYGLAFTCLEAATGRALLRQHMDASGEDHPLNKLRVKIEPGVDPDDTYNETPYEKGFCFVSYLAHLTGDQTKFDKFLKAYVNKFKFQSILADEALEFYLEYFPELKAQGVDKIAGLEFDHWLNTPGWPPFLPDLSPGEVLMKPAAELAKLWSSTPLNTETISKVDPTKWRTYQLVYFLDRVLELSPLPDGNIEQLEKFYPKISNATNAELRLRWAQIILKNDYQPHFNKVRDFLHCQGKQKYTLPLYRAMQDGSKAAQDLARETFNQTCPQLHSNVQNYVKRVLGI, from the exons ATGGCAGGCAGAGGTAGAATGGCGGAAGATGTAGCAACAGCTTCCAGTTACCGGGAGTTCCAGCCGGAGCACATGCACCTGGAGCTCACAGTAGACACAGAGGCTCGTAAGCTGCGGGGCTCTCAGCGGCTGGACTTGCAGGTGTTGCAGGAGACCGAGGAACTTCGACTGGACACGCATCGCAGCTTAAGGGTGCTGGGTGCTCGCCTGGAGAAGATCCAGGGGGAACACGAGGAGTTGTCGTGGGAGGAGAAGCCTTTCACAGGGTATGGTACTATGGTTGTTCTCCAGCTGCCCAGCCTTCTGCCACCCGGAGCCAGGATACTGGTGACCATCGATTATGAGGTTGCGGATAGCCCAGGG GTTTGTTGGTTGGACCCACAGCAGACTGCAGGCAAGAAGAAACCTTACATGTACACACAAGGCCAGGCTGTTCTTAATCGCTCCTTCTTCCCATGCTTTGATACACCTGCTGTTAAATGCACATATTCTGCTAATATAAAG GTACCTGAGGGTTTTACAGCTGTTATGAGTGCAAATAACTCAGACCGCCAAGGTGATACCTTTATCTTCAAGATGACACAACCCATTCCAGCCTATCTTGTAGCTCTGGTGGTTGGTGACATTATATCAGCAGAGGTAGGGCCAAG GAGCCGTGTCTGGGCAGAACCTTGTCTTATAGAAGCAGCTAAAAAAGAGTATGATGGAGTGATAGAAGACTTCCTAAAAGTGGGGGAGAAGCTATTTGGCCCATATGTATGGGGAAG GTATGATGTACTGTTCATGCCACCTTCTTTCCCATTCGGTGGAATGGAAAACCCCTGCATCACATTTGTCACCCCATGTCTGCTGGCTGGGGATCGCTCATTGGCTGATGTTATCATACACGAGATTTCACACAGCTGGTTCGGGAACCTGGTCACCAATGCCAATTGGGGAGAATTTTGGCTGAATGAGGGCTTCACAATGTATGCCCAACGAAGAATTACAACTGAAATATATG GACTTGCGTTTACCTGTCTGGAAGCAGCTACTGGAAGAGCTCTGCTACGACAGCACATGGATGCTTCCGGGGAAGACCATCCTTTGAACAAATTGAGAGTAAAGATAGAGCCTG GGGTGGATCCAGATGATACTTATAATGAGACTCCCTACGAGAAAGGGTTCTGCTTTGTTTCATACCTAGCCCACCTCACTGGGGACCAGAccaaatttgataaatttttaaag GCCTATGTAAATAAATTCAAGTTTCAGAGCATACTTGCAGATGAAGCCCTTGAGTTTTATCTAGAGTATTTTCCAGAACTGAAAGCACAGGGAGTGGATAAGATAGCCG GCCTGGAATTTGACCATTGGTTAAACACTCCAGGATGGCCTCCTTTCCTTCCAGACCTGTCCCCTGGAGAGGTACTTATGAAACCTGCAGCAGAACTAGCAAAACTCTGGTCTTCTACACCACTTAATACTGAAACAATTTCAAAAGTTGATCCCACCAAATGGAGGACCTATCAACTTGTCTACTTTTTGGATAGGGTACTGGAATTGTCACCATTACCTGATG GAAATATTGAACAATTGGAGAAGTTTTATCCAAAGATTTCCAATGCTACAAATGCTGAGCTGCGCTTGCGATGGGCACAGATTATATTGAAGAATGACTACCAGCCCCACTTTAATAAAGTCAGGGACTTTCTTCATTGCCAG GGGAAACAAAAGTATACTTTACCTTTGTACCGTGCTATGCAAGATGGCTCAAAGGCAGCACAGGACCTTGCTAGGGAGACCTTTAACCAAACTTGCCCACAGCTTCATTCCAATGTGCAAAACTATGTGAAGAGGGTCCTAGGCATATAA
- the mpc2.S gene encoding mitochondrial pyruvate carrier 2 S homeolog isoform X1, translating into MNESALGTSEKGPKTVFFWAPIMKWGLVFAGLADMTRPADKLSTGQSAVLTATGLIWSRYSLVIIPKNWSLFAVNFFVGCAGGSQLFRIWKHNQELKAIDVQQEVKP; encoded by the exons TCGGCACTAGGGACTTCTGAGAAAG gaCCTAAGACCGTTTTCTTTTGGGCTCCAATAATGAAATGG GGGTTGGTGTTTGCTGGGCTAGCAGATATGACCAGACCAGCAGACAAACTTAGCACAGGACAGTCTGCTGTACTGACGGCCACAG GACTCATCTGGTCACGTTATTCCCTAGTGATCATTCCCAAAAACTGGTCACTGTTTGCTGTAAACTTCTTTGTTGGTTGTGCAGGGGGGTCCCAGCTTTTCAGAATATGGAA GCACAATCAGGAACTTAAAGCTATTGATGTGCAGCAAGAAGTAAAACCTTGA